The following are from one region of the Stigmatella ashevillena genome:
- a CDS encoding HEAT repeat domain-containing protein, whose translation MDWRAERDRALLLLEREKSPPARAEAADLLFQLAAEEPSRAPEFAGVLTRLLADAQGEVRRAGLGLATLVLPQEELVDALAARLTDPDVGARLEAAGRLADLALPEIRGALAPVLQDAVPEVRFEAARGMASLKHSAGLEILVDALDNESLRFRALGALAELEDPRALPAVKRLFRRWLLSPFERTQAAGVLAKLGDAEGVDWLVKRLQKRWSTDRALAVELCGEVKVPGALERLRAILESPKDPCRGAAARGLGRLGEPAALPWLLALLDDMRAPEDFRLDAAEGLWRLGLPEGQERVRASVASFTSPEVRAEIAELLQETP comes from the coding sequence ATGGACTGGCGGGCCGAGAGGGATCGCGCGCTCCTGTTGCTGGAGCGGGAGAAGAGTCCTCCGGCTCGCGCCGAGGCGGCCGACCTCCTGTTTCAGCTCGCCGCCGAGGAGCCCTCGCGTGCACCCGAATTCGCCGGGGTGCTCACGCGGCTGTTGGCCGATGCCCAAGGAGAGGTGCGCAGGGCGGGCCTGGGTCTGGCCACGTTGGTGCTTCCGCAGGAAGAACTGGTGGATGCCCTGGCCGCCCGTCTGACGGATCCGGACGTGGGGGCTCGCCTGGAAGCGGCGGGGCGGCTGGCGGATCTCGCGCTTCCGGAGATCCGAGGGGCCCTGGCCCCCGTGCTGCAGGATGCGGTCCCCGAGGTTCGCTTCGAGGCCGCGCGGGGCATGGCCTCCTTGAAGCACAGCGCGGGGTTGGAGATCCTCGTGGACGCACTGGACAACGAGAGCCTGCGCTTCCGGGCCTTGGGCGCGCTGGCGGAGCTGGAGGACCCTCGGGCGCTCCCTGCCGTCAAGCGCCTGTTCCGCCGCTGGCTCCTCTCTCCTTTCGAGCGCACCCAGGCCGCGGGCGTCCTCGCGAAGCTGGGAGATGCCGAGGGGGTCGACTGGCTGGTGAAGCGCCTCCAGAAGCGCTGGAGCACGGACAGGGCCCTCGCGGTGGAGCTATGCGGGGAAGTGAAGGTGCCTGGGGCCTTGGAGCGGTTGAGGGCCATCCTGGAGTCGCCAAAAGATCCCTGCCGAGGGGCGGCGGCGCGCGGGCTGGGGCGTCTGGGAGAGCCCGCGGCCTTGCCATGGTTGCTGGCCCTGCTGGACGACATGCGTGCTCCGGAAGACTTCCGCTTGGATGCGGCGGAGGGGCTCTGGCGGCTGGGACTGCCCGAGGGGCAGGAGCGTGTGCGGGCGTCCGTCGCCTCGTTCACCTCGCCGGAGGTACGGGCGGAAATCGCTGAACTGTTGCAGGAGACGCCATGA
- the metG gene encoding methionine--tRNA ligase translates to MAEKILVTSALPYANGPIHIGHVVEYVQTDIYVRFLRSCGKNVVYFCADDTHGTPIELNAAKQGLKPEEFVARCYELHRKDFEDFDISVDYFHSTHSPENRAYSELIYGRLKEKGDIERRDIEQTYCEKDKRFLPDRFIKGTCPNCKAKEQYGDSCEKCGKAYSPTDLIDPHCSLCGTPPIRKRSTHLFFKLSRHEAFLRELLRRPGFLNQGLATQLQGFFEKGLADWDISRDGPYFGFAIPGETDKYFYVWLDAPIGYIATTEKWAQETGKAKSALDYWGPDSDTRIVHFIGKDIVYFHALFWPAVLKVADLHGPSEVKAHGHLTVNGEKMSKTRGTLIPARDYLDKLDPSYLRFFYAACLGSGPEDFDLSLKDFRLRVNGELVNNVGNLANRALTMLAGPLEKRLAPGSTGAGKALVEAALARVPEVREAFEKLEYRNAIKAIVEISQTANAFLQAQAPWAKVKTDAEGARADLSDAADVVYLLGALLAPVIPRVTDKLFAQLGAPPLTFVSLETARYPLLDRSRPIGTPEPLLPRLEEERVNAIITTPAAESAKEGSAEASSGAPQKGEKKADKAAKKPAEVPVTQASPGAGAGAGSGDIDYTDFAKVILKVGHILACERVPEADRLLKLSVDVGEATPRTIVSGIAEAYTPEQVTGRKVVVVTNLKPRKLKGIESRGMLLTAGPGGKSLSLLDPGDLPPGSEVK, encoded by the coding sequence ATGGCGGAGAAGATCCTCGTCACCAGCGCGCTGCCCTACGCGAACGGCCCCATCCACATCGGGCACGTCGTCGAGTACGTCCAGACCGACATCTATGTTCGATTCCTCCGCTCGTGCGGCAAGAACGTCGTTTATTTCTGCGCGGACGACACCCACGGCACCCCCATCGAGTTGAACGCGGCGAAGCAGGGGCTCAAGCCCGAGGAGTTCGTGGCCCGTTGCTACGAGCTGCACCGCAAGGACTTCGAGGACTTCGACATCAGCGTCGACTATTTCCACTCCACCCACTCTCCGGAGAACCGCGCCTACTCCGAGCTCATCTACGGGCGGCTCAAGGAGAAGGGGGACATCGAGCGGCGCGACATCGAGCAGACCTACTGCGAGAAGGACAAGCGCTTTCTTCCGGACCGGTTCATCAAGGGCACCTGTCCCAACTGCAAGGCGAAGGAGCAGTACGGGGATTCTTGCGAGAAGTGCGGCAAGGCCTACAGCCCCACGGATCTCATCGATCCGCACTGCTCGCTGTGCGGCACGCCGCCCATCCGCAAGCGCTCGACGCACCTGTTCTTCAAGCTGTCGCGCCACGAGGCGTTCCTGAGGGAGTTGCTGCGCAGGCCGGGCTTCCTCAACCAGGGGTTGGCCACCCAGCTCCAGGGATTCTTCGAGAAGGGGCTCGCGGACTGGGACATCAGCCGGGATGGGCCGTACTTCGGCTTCGCCATTCCGGGAGAGACGGACAAGTATTTCTACGTCTGGCTGGATGCGCCCATCGGGTACATCGCCACCACGGAGAAGTGGGCTCAGGAGACGGGCAAGGCGAAGAGCGCGCTCGACTACTGGGGACCGGACAGCGACACCCGCATCGTCCACTTCATCGGCAAGGACATTGTCTACTTCCATGCCCTGTTCTGGCCCGCGGTGCTGAAGGTCGCCGATCTGCATGGCCCGAGCGAGGTGAAGGCCCACGGCCACCTCACCGTCAACGGTGAGAAGATGTCCAAGACGCGAGGCACGCTGATTCCTGCCCGGGATTATCTCGACAAGCTGGATCCGAGCTACCTGCGCTTCTTCTATGCGGCGTGTCTGGGCTCTGGGCCCGAGGACTTTGATCTGTCCCTCAAGGACTTCCGCCTGCGCGTCAACGGGGAGCTGGTCAACAACGTGGGCAACCTCGCCAACCGCGCCCTCACGATGCTGGCGGGACCGCTGGAGAAGCGGTTGGCGCCCGGCTCGACGGGAGCAGGCAAGGCGCTCGTCGAGGCCGCGCTGGCCCGGGTGCCCGAAGTGCGCGAGGCCTTCGAGAAGCTGGAGTACCGCAACGCCATCAAGGCCATCGTGGAGATCTCTCAGACCGCCAACGCCTTCCTCCAGGCGCAGGCCCCCTGGGCCAAGGTGAAGACGGATGCCGAGGGGGCGCGCGCGGACCTCTCGGACGCCGCCGACGTCGTCTACCTGCTGGGCGCGTTGCTCGCGCCGGTCATCCCCCGGGTGACGGACAAGCTCTTCGCGCAGCTCGGGGCGCCGCCGCTCACCTTCGTCTCGTTGGAGACGGCCCGTTATCCCCTGCTGGACCGGAGCCGCCCCATCGGTACCCCCGAGCCGTTGCTGCCCCGGCTGGAGGAGGAGCGGGTCAACGCCATCATCACCACCCCCGCGGCCGAGTCCGCCAAGGAGGGGTCCGCCGAGGCCTCCAGCGGCGCCCCCCAGAAGGGGGAGAAGAAGGCGGACAAGGCCGCGAAGAAACCGGCAGAGGTCCCCGTCACGCAGGCTTCACCGGGCGCGGGCGCAGGCGCGGGTTCTGGGGATATTGATTACACGGACTTCGCCAAGGTCATTCTCAAGGTGGGTCACATCCTGGCCTGTGAGCGTGTGCCCGAGGCGGACCGGCTCCTGAAGCTCTCCGTGGACGTGGGCGAGGCAACGCCCCGCACCATCGTGTCGGGCATTGCCGAGGCCTACACGCCGGAGCAGGTGACGGGACGCAAGGTGGTGGTGGTGACCAACCTCAAGCCTCGCAAGCTCAAGGGGATCGAATCGCGAGGGATGTTGCTGACCGCGGGGCCTGGGGGCAAGAGCCTGTCGCTGCTGGATCCGGGAGATTTGCCGCCCGGCTCCGAGGTGAAATGA
- a CDS encoding NRDE family protein, which translates to MCTLLILRHVHPEWPLILAANRDELYARPSAPAQRLASPPALVAGLDEVRGGTWMGVTETGFFAGLTNQRGAFTPRQAPASRGEVVKEALRLGSIEAVERYLEGLDPASFNPFNLLYGDAHHLRVAYARPASEQLTWSDVPPGLHVLPNDVLDAPGIPKVARARLLAEASVHRPWPELVSALQHLMADHTLPLAESIPEPPADSHLSREQTRPYQALCIHTPAYGTRSSAIVALAPGRVAHFLASDEPPCQHAFRDLLSPPSRE; encoded by the coding sequence ATGTGCACCCTCCTCATCCTGCGCCACGTCCACCCGGAGTGGCCCCTCATCCTGGCCGCCAACCGGGATGAGCTGTACGCGCGCCCCTCCGCGCCTGCCCAGCGGCTCGCCTCGCCTCCCGCCCTCGTGGCGGGGCTCGACGAAGTCCGGGGTGGCACGTGGATGGGCGTCACCGAGACCGGCTTCTTCGCCGGGCTGACCAATCAGCGCGGCGCCTTCACCCCGCGCCAGGCCCCCGCGTCCCGAGGCGAGGTGGTGAAGGAAGCCCTGAGGCTGGGGAGCATCGAAGCCGTCGAGCGGTACCTGGAGGGGCTGGACCCCGCTTCGTTCAACCCCTTCAACCTGCTGTATGGAGACGCGCATCACCTCCGAGTGGCCTACGCTCGCCCCGCTTCCGAGCAACTCACCTGGAGCGATGTTCCCCCCGGCCTCCACGTGCTGCCCAATGACGTGCTCGATGCTCCGGGGATTCCCAAGGTGGCAAGGGCCCGCCTGCTCGCGGAGGCCTCCGTGCACCGCCCCTGGCCAGAGCTCGTGAGCGCGCTCCAGCACCTGATGGCCGACCACACCCTCCCCCTCGCCGAGAGCATTCCCGAGCCCCCCGCCGACTCACACCTCTCCCGCGAGCAGACCCGGCCGTACCAGGCGCTGTGCATTCACACACCGGCCTATGGGACGCGCTCTTCGGCCATCGTCGCTCTGGCTCCAGGACGGGTGGCGCACTTCCTCGCCTCCGACGAACCCCCTTGCCAGCACGCGTTTCGCGACCTCCTCAGCCCGCCTTCTCGGGAATGA